The Aspergillus flavus chromosome 2, complete sequence region ATAATGGTGCTGTTATGGTCCACATCGTTAGGGAATCTAAATGCTGGGCGGTAATTGCCTCGGAAAAGACTCGATTGGAGTATTGAGTGCGATATTGCTCTGCCGATCTTTCCTCGTATTTGACATCGAGAGGCCGAGTGGGCTTGGCAATGCTGTATCCGCCTCGCACTTAAAGCGCTGCTTCCTGCGTCTGAGTCAATCAATCGGAAGCCTCGAAGAGAGACAAGATGTGGGCCCGATTGATTCCaattcttctgcttcttgtgAAGCCCACCGTATCGCGTGTGAGCCCCTATGATATCGACGACATTGAACGTCCGGATAATGTGACTGGCTTGGATGTCAAGTACTATGGTAACATCGGCTCGTATGTTGTCATCGATCTAACCTAGGTGATCTTCTGATTTTGTTGTTTAACCTGTGTGGCGGCAGTTACTATAACGGCACGCTCATCGTGAGGATAAGTCCGCAGCGCAAAGCACATAAAGTGAAGCCGCTGGACGGCAATGCCTGCGGAGAGTATGAAGATCGTACATTCGAATTCATTTGGGACGCTCTCGTCGGCTTAATCCCGACTGCGCCCAACGCACCTTCACCAAACCCATTCTTCCTTAGCCTCTATGCGTGGGACGAGGGCTATAGACTGCCAAACGAGAACGAACCTGCGAATTACAGCGAGTACCAAGGGACCTGGTTCCACACGTTTTCGAGGTTTGGACACAGTATCCTTCTTTATGAAGAGGCTTCAGACTGACCCGAGGCTAACAGTGATCAAAAGCCCATCTTTTACTTTGGTATCACCAACCAAACCGACAATGACCGCTCGTACTACTTTGACGGCCACATGAGCACGGAATTTATGCGGCAACTAGATATCCCTTTTAACGCGTCCGGCATCTGCACGCCAACAAGCTCGAAGGAGGATTTGCTCTTCAAAGGCACATACATGGTCCCAGATAGCGAGGCACATCTTGAGTGGATGAGGGATTTGTCTGTCCCAACCATTCGCGGATATTTCAACCTAGGCCGGGcgtatatatctatatccgGATACCTCCGTGCCATCAGTGAGGAAACAGAGCTTGTGGGGAAAGCCGAGGTTGTCTTCCAAGGACAGATAGATAATGCGAGGTCGGATCAACTGCTGCTGGGCAAGAAAAGGCCAGAGTGGAACGCTACGCTGGGGTTTTCTGTGCCTGCTGGTGGAGACGTTGCTTCGGTGGCGATATCTACCAAATCGTGGAAGACGGAACTTCAGGGATTAGTACTGCTACTAGGGCTAGCTTTGCTACCATGACAATACCCCCTTTGTCAATCGTGAGGGCCCCTAGGTAATAGCCGAAGGTTGGGCGATAGTATGTTACGCACAATATCGTGGCCGCTACGGATGGTTACGTGCAGTGAGAATGGGCCTTGCTCTCCGTTTCAATATACTGGCAATGACCGTATCAGGCAATAGTACTGTGGATTGGCAGACAGGCATTTAATCATGAGATTTCGTAGTCACGCGCCACAAGGGGTCACCGAACGAACATAAGGTAGCTAGGACAAACAGACCCTAACAAGGTCCTAGATTTATTAGGCAAGTGATGGTCCGTTATATATAAGAGAacatatatagatagatagaaaagGGGTGTCATGCATATCGCCGACAGAATTAGAGCTCTGCACCGAGGTACAAGTGTGATAATATCCTTTTTGTTAATAAGTCCAGTGGCAGCTACTTATAGCTGTCGTAGTTGCCATCTCTAGCCTTACTTGTTTCCTAACCAGGCTCTCCTTAGGTGCCTGTCACTTCGTACAGGGCACACTTCCCGATTCTACGTTAAGCCATATAATCTGACCTGGAAACCAACTGACGGCGAGCGGTCAGTGGATTATCAAACCagcatcatcaccctcgTTGTTGGAAGCTTTAACCAAGCCCTATAAAATGCCGGGGCATAACAAGTAAAACAACGGATGGAACATAGATGCAAGAAGATATTGGGAGTTCTTATTATGTATATGACCATCCGAATACGGGGCGCTCCGAGGGCATATTGAAATGTGGTGGCAGGAAAAGTTGCGTTGAATGAAAACTGCAGTCTGGCTGAACGGGCCAGACGCGGTAGTAAGTAGGGTCTGCGGTAGAAAGTGTCACCTTTAGCCATTTTGAGCAACTTCGTTCCGGGTAACAGCACCGCCAGTCACGATACCAAGCGACAAGATAAGGTTTAGTTATTCCAGGAGATTCCCAAGAGTACATGTGGACAATTCGTATCAGACATACGACTCTTTGGCTGCATAGCTGCTCGAGTATCACTGCGCCACACGAGCAAAATGACAAACGTATGTAGTGAAGAGTGCCTACGGGCAGATATTAGCTCATTATAATTCCCGCTGGCACCCCTGCCTACCCTTTTGGCACTAGCAGACCTAATCCAACGGTGAAGAGGTTGACCAGCTTAGCTGTCACGGCCCTTGATCGACAAACCGCGAGGTGCCGTCTATCCCCATATTCCAAAGGGCGGTCTACCTCTGCATTTGAAGTTTCAGCAGGTTGAAGCCAACTAAGCACGCCGTAGATGGCAGAGAAGCTGTGCTCGTCTAAGCTTCAAAGATCCTAGCTCCAAAACTCTCTTTGGGGACACGCGAATGAAACGCCGGCAATGAACGTAGCAAATCGAAAATGCTAAAGCTGCACGCAGGAAGGAATGTCTACACAAGGCTAAGGAAAGTCACCAGTCGAAAGCAGATACTTATATGCACCCGCGAGACCACTGTGCGAGCAGTCCTGTATTCATAGATACCGAAGGGGTTGTAGACAATAGGCATAGCGCAAAGCGTTTCTTGGCTGATTGCTCGACGATGAAGACCAGGAAGGAAAGATCTACGGGAAGCTTTTCCTCCAGGTGTATGACGAACGAGCAGCCTTTCAACAGAGCAGATGAGGGAGTGGTTTTGGATGCAGATTAATTATGTATGGTGCTCTCAAGTAGCCTGTAttctccagagccagaaACTCCTCTCCTGTGGCTGAATTACGATCAACTGGTGAAGAGAGGGAGCTTTTGTCAAACCGGGGCGTCTCGTATTGCCTGCCATGGCTGCACCGGCCATACAAATTAGGTAGAGCGAACAGCCCCTGCACCACGCCTGAGGACACGGATTTCAACCTCCGAAGTCCTGAACTAGCGCCAAGATTGATCATAAATAGGTCATTATTTTGATAGATTCAGATGAATTCAAGTCGATTTCGTGATAATTTATTCCGCGACCTTCAGTACGGAGGCAGTAGTGTTTGACACTTATTTTCCTGCTATGCTCCGACTAAAGCGTGGCCCTGGCCGACTTTCGAGTTGCACACTCCAAACTGTTATGGAACTAACAGAGACGGATCTTCCTAACTAATCGTAGCGTATGAACTAGGGATAGCTGAAGAACAGAAACTGCGAGGAAACTCGAGTGAGAAAACAGGAGACAGAAACAGTGATCACGTGACTGCAAGCTGCGTATCCTACAGGGCGCATGTTATGGAGCATATTTGGATACCACCCTGGCAGGGGCCAATATGCAACCCTGGTTTAGTGTCTTGGCAAAATGCGGAGGTTGTGGGCCTTGGGACTCAGCAGCTCAGCCTCtcattgtttttattttcccgTTGTCGATGTATATAGCCTCGGTTATATGCTGACGGTCCCATGCGCGCGCTACAAACAAACGTCACTCTTCCGGCAAGTGAGGCAGTGACGCAGCACCGAGAGAGTAATGGCAGAACCAAGGAAGAGCCCAGAGCACGACGCATCGTCGACCAAGAATTCACCTGCTGCCCACCGCGCTAGAATCGCCTGTAAGGCATGCAACTCCAGGAGGGTGAAATGCGATGCGGTTGATCAGCAGCCGTGCTGGCATTGCCGCCTACGTCAGACTCCCTGCGAGCTGATCGAGTCAAAGAGAGGCAAGTACGTATTTCCGATATCGCACGCAGCCTTGCGCTTTTATGGGCTAAGTTTGCGGCCAGATACCCTCGGAAGAGACGCTCTCGGAATCAGCATGCCCTGTGTGCAGCAGACCAAACCGCTGGTGACGCGGTAGTCACCGATCCTGCCTGCAGCACTACCGACTCTGCACTACAGCGCGGCcgccagaaggccaagcaCCCGCTCGCGCAATGCGCTGGGCCATCCCAGCCAAAATTTGCTAAACCGGCTCAGCCCAGCCGGATATCCCAAAATGTGCACACACCACATCTGCTGCACCCGTTACACCTCACGTACACAATCGAGATACTTGACGAGCCTTCAGGAGGGTCAACAGAACCACTGAAAGTGCATTACGCGATTCCAGCTTCCATTGCCGCCCAAACATCCTCAGCCCCTGGGCATTGCGCCGCAGAGCCGGTGGCCTTGAGCGACGCTGTCGCAACGCCATCTTGTCATATAGCGCGCCCCTTGATCCGTGCTTTCTTTGAGCTTGTTCACCCAGCTTTTCCAGTGCTCGACCGAAGGGATTTCGCGCGACTGTACGCGCAGGGCCAGGTATCTCCACTTGTTTTGCAGGCCGTCTTTATGGTTGGCTTTACAGTATGCAGCGAGAGCCTGGTTCATGAAGCTGGGTACAGCAACAGAGAGCGGGCAAGGAAAACACACTACCTTCGGGCGAAAGCGTTGTACGATGCTGACCACGAGAAGAATCCGTTAAGCGTTGTGGCAGCTGTCCTACTGCTCGGCTTTTGGTGGTCGGGGCCAGAGGACCAAAAGGATTATTGCTATTGGGTTGGATGTGCGACGATACTTGCACAGTCGTTTGGAATGCATCGATCGTATGTGCGCCCGAGCCCTCGTTCTGGACAAGCTTTGACAATACTCTAGCTCATCGCAGTCTGGAATGAGCCAATCAGTGAGGTCACTGCGGAAACGAATATGGTGGTCTATCTATGTAAGCCGCTGCCAGTTGCAACATGCTCTTCCAGAACGCTGACATAGCCAGGTCCGCGATCGACATACTGCGGCAGCGTTCGGTCGGCCGTGTCGCATTCGAGATGACGACTGTGACATTGAACCCCTCACTGAAGATGACTTTATGTTTGACAGCGATTATGATCAATCCGTGGTACCATCCCAGGAGTCCTTCCATATATCGTATGCCATCGAGATGTCCAAATTGGCAATTCTCTGTGAGTTACCACAGACGATGATTGACTATATCCCTGCGGGTGGCTTAcattttctataaaaataatagtgGGAGATATTCTCATCGCAGAGTTTAGCCCCGGTCATACTGCAAAGGGAAACTCCGACCCAGAAGCATTAGCGCACAGACTTAAACAATGGGAAGGCCAGATACCATCCGACCTAAGACGGACTCAGCTGGACGCATCCATAGGGGCGCCATTCTGGGCCAATATGTTGTATACCTCCTACTAGTATAGCGTTACCCACCCTTTTCAGTTACGGAACTTTTGGTTGACAAAATTAGCAACTGCCATGTTCTGCTCTTTCGAGCCAAGCCACTTGGTGGTCTCTCTCCAGCGGAGGCCGACATGGACATTCGGGCGCGTATAGCCGCCGATTCGATCACTCGTATTGCTGAGGATCTTCTGGCAGCGAGGACAATAAAATACGCACAGGTTCTTCTGTACGCTTCCTCAAATCCCGACCATCCGCTGGAAGTGCTCAAATTCCAAACTTACATGTGGCAGTGTCCCTGCCCTGTTCGGGGCGCTATCAGTTCATACAATGACTCTTTGCCGCGAAGACTGTATTCGGCAAAAGCTAGCGGAGAACAAATCGCGACAATGCCTGCTCGCCCTGTGCGAACTCTCTGAATCCTGGCCTGTTAAAATCTGGTTTGCGAAGGCATTTGCCAATCTGATGAGTAGGCTAACTGGCATCAAAGTGGGGTCCATTGTCAGCGTGCCCTCAGGAATTGTAGATGACGCTGGCAGCATGGGGTTCTCAGAGGAACCCGTTTCACTCCCTCGTCGCCGCTCACCCGCTGGTGCTACCAGTTGGGATCTCATTGCCTCGGATTTCCTCCCCAGCTCGGAGCCAAGTATGCGGTCGCCTCGCTTTCAAGGCTCACCTCTAACGGAGTTTCTCGTGTCAGGCTATACTTCATCGCCGGCCGATCAGCTACTTGATGGTCTACTCCCATTTGGCCGTATCGATAGTACGTTCACTCCGGACATGGCCTTATGTAACAGCTTCGAGCCAACACTACCGGCATTTGATGGAGCTTCGACGGAAGAAGGGAACTCTCAAGGTATCTGGACAGGATAGACAGACATATGTTTGCCTTCCGTGCTGCCATGCCCTCTCAATGACCCGGCGTCAGTCACACCCTCAACTTGAAAGTGCATCAGCTCTATCAATCCCAAACCCCAATTCCACGTATCTCGGCAATAACGTTTGGAATAGCCTAGCAATTACAAAGAATCCAACCTCTCTTTTACTTCTCCCGCTGCACTAGCATTCACTCTCAGCTGCGAACCGACCCCTTTTTCTGAGTGCTTCTCACAGGCTCCACTAGTCTATACTTTGATCTCCCAGATACCAATAGAATGCACGGTCGTCATGGTCCAGCATGCGGACCAGCTCTATATGGAATAACACCGTAGCATCCCATCACATGACTTCGTTGATCAGATAGATGTCTCTATAAGGGTGGACACGGGTAGAGGAGATCTTATAGAAGTACCCACTGGGTATTTATGGGTGCCAGCAGTGAGCGGGTCAACAAGGCTAAGTCGATGACACTGTAACCCCGGCCGAGAAGGCTCGAATTAAGTTTCGTGGCTCAAATCCAGCCCTAGCTTCAATGGACAATTTCTCGGGGCCGACAGCCCCGCCGCACCTACGTTCGCCTTGAAAGCTGTGTAAAGAATCAATCCATTTGCCAAATGGAAAAGTACAGGCAAACTACAAATTAGTGATCTATGGAATCTGAGATTGTTCCCACAACGACGGGGCCTATATGAATGTGGCAacttcttatatatattccctcAACATATAAAATGTGCAACTACATGaccccctcttctccacgGCATCATTGCATCTGTTCAATTCATTGATTTTTTCTTCGCCTATCTGCCAACATGGCTGCTTTTCAGAATCTTGTTCGATTTGCCGTCGGAGACCGCGCACACTATAGAGGACTCATTGAGGCCGTCGATGGGAAATATAAGGTGCAGCGATTCGATGGAACTCCGTTCGACGGAGTGGTGAAAACAAATGAGGAGCATGAAGTTGAGACTGTGTGTTTCACTATTCTCCAATCTTCCAGATTCATATAgaaatgaagatattgacaTGATAATCTCTGCAGCTACTATCCCCCATCGAAAACACCCCGAATGTGATATATATTGGATTAAATTACAAGGCGCATGCTCAGGAATCCAAGGTAAGTCTCAGTCGCGTGCAGCTGGGCAGCAGTAAGAACTATGACTAGATTGAGCCTGGCAACAAAAACTCATTCGAAAATATAGCTCCCGGTACCGACCTATCCTCCCGTCTTCACCAAGCCAGCGGATGCCCTCGCCGGCCCTTTCGAGAAGATTGAAATTCACCCGGACGCGCAGCCGCTGCTCGACTACGAGGGCGAGTTGACTGTGATCATTCGGCAAAGATGCCAAAAACGTGACGGAGGAGGAAGCGTTAGATTATGTGCTGGGGTACACAGCCGGAAACGTATGCTTCCATTTGAAGTCTTCAAGttttcctccccttttcACCAAAAATGACCGAAGTTACCCTTCCTCTCGAAGGCAAAATCGATAAAAGGCTAATGATTTATGGAAAAGGGTCACTCGCCTAGGGATATCTCCACGCTATCTGTACGAACTTCAGCGGCGCAAGATCAGTCCACGAGAGATCGCGAATCTAGGTTCTCTGCAGCTGGTGATAAGCACTGGAATGGTTTTGCCCGACTCCCTTTTTGAATGGTTCTACGATTCCGGCTTCCCTCCCAATTTCCGGCTGAACAATATGTCTGGCGGGACAGACATCAGACATTGCGGGCTGCTTTGGTACCGGTAATTTCCTGCTGCCAGTCCATGTGGGTGGGTGCGCCGGCTTGGCCCTGGGGATTCCCGTTGAAGTGTATGAACCATCCGTCGACAGCAAAGGGGTACCAGATGCGGATGGTGAAGCGGGGGATCTAGTGGCTACGGCAGCCTTCCCTATCATGCCCGTTAGCTTCTGGGGTCAGGATGGCAACAAGCGTTATCACAAGGCGTACTTTGCTGAATTTGACGGTATATGATAGATTCCAGCTCCAAGcggcaaagaaaaagagatacGGTATGAAGGCTAACTGAAACTGTGCTTTTTCATTAGGTGTCTGGACCCATGGGGACTTTGTCTCGATCCACCCCATCACAAAACAGCTGTTCTTCCATGGACGTGCTGACGGGGTGCTGAATCCATCGGGCGTCCGGTTCGGCTCGTCAGAAATTTACCAGGTGATCGAGAGCGTCTTTTCCAGTGAGGTCGAGGACTCGCTCTGTGTAGGGCAACGGAGACCCTCTGATAACGACGAAAGGGTGATATTGTTCCTTAAGATGAAACCAAATGCTGCCTTTTCTACAGAACTCGCGAGACGAGTAAGAGCCGCTGTTCGTAAACGGCTGAGTGCTCGTCATGTTCCGTCTTATGTCTTTCCCACTCCTGAAATACCAGTGAGTAGTCTCCCCGATCAGCGAGGACTGATTTACGAGAAACTGACCTGTCGATTGAATTATCCAGGTGACAGTGAACTTCAAGAAGGTGGAGCTGCCTGTGAAAAAGATTATATCCGGGATACATATCCAGCCATCCAGTACACTTGCATACCCTGAATGCCTAGACTATTACGCCCAATATTTTGACATTGAGAAGATGGCGGCAGGTGAGAGCAAACTTTAAATAGATACCAAGTGGCCGATATATATTCTGATATATAATCACACCGTGACCATCCATAGCCAGTCTAGCTAGTGCTTACTGGTGCGCCTGCTCAATTCAATGTTGTCTATCGGGCGTCTAAGTTCACTGGCCGGGGTTTCCCGTCATCTCCCTGGTTAGGGCTTGTCATGCATGTGCTCCGTCTCTAGATGCGCCTAGCTTCTAGCTTCAAAATATATCGTAAGGAGTATATAGAAACTGTAGCCATCCACGTGAGATACGCTCGGAGGACAAGAACTATTGTTCAACTTATGGAATGGAACAACTATGCGAACACGAACCAGCGTCGAACCTAATCATGACTCAGACCGTTAGCAGGAGGACTCAACAGTCAAGAGTACGCAGAATCCAGCAAGATTGGATGATATTCTCAGACGATGTCGCTCTTCCAAAGCAAGGTACGGTGTGATCATTATCTCCGATACATGACATTCACATCGGCAAAATAGTGTCTAATCACGGAATGGAGGCAGAAGACAATAAGTAGGCATTAACTAACTTACCAGCTAGGTCTCAAACGGAACAGCAGCACCTGTTCCCTTAAGGGTCTGTGAAAATCATGgaaagatgaaagagaaaTGCAAGCGAGAACAAGTTGGAGGCAGCTTTCCTTTACTTTTATATCTCGGCCAAGACAGAGAAGTAAACATGTCTCACGAGATATCTCTATACTATCCGGCTAGCGGCTGCCATACTGATGATCGTACTACGTAGTACGACCTATTAAGTAGATCTCAGCTTGAGGCTAGAATAATCATTCTCCACGAAGCTCCAGATCTTGTAATTAACCTGGTCTATTAAGCCCTTCTTTGGCGTAGCGTGACTCCAAGCCAAGATGAGGCCAGTCATCACTGGGTGATGAGGTATATCCCTTGAAATCCTGTGGATGTCGAATGGTACTCGAatgttatattattaaaaggGCCAAGAATAGATGATAGGTACTATTCTCGTATACATTTTACGGATATATGCGTTTGGACAGTGCTATACAGAGTATACAGCGCAGGGTCCATGTCCTGTCAGGTAAATCCCGAATGAATCACAGGTGAGTTTTTCATTTCTATCAACCATCCTAACAATTAACTCCATATGATTATCCTAAATTGCTGAATGAATGTATGCAAGCGCAGCCCACTATCTGCGTCCTAGGGGTTGATATTGTGTGGGACGCTAAAAAATTAGTGGGACTCACTAAATTGTACCGTCCGGCTGCTTCTCCACTACTGCAAGCCCGTCTCAAACTACGCCCGAGTTGTCTAAGCCTATAGTGTTGCACCAATCATCACCTAAGAAGTTGGGAGAGATCACTCATAATGGCTCATAGTGGCTCATGTAAGCTCATGCCGGATCATGCTGGCTCACATTGGCTCATATGAAACGACATTTTCATTAAGTCGGGTGCCTCACCCACAGGAAATTAAAAGTGGGCTAGCTATAATTTGCCATGTTATAGGCAGGTAGATATCGGTTTTTAATCTGGTAACGCCATGATCATTACCTTAGACTACCAGATGATCCTCTCCTGTTGTAGACCTGTGTCAGTATATAATTTCAACTAAGCCCATTTGATGCTCTCTGAATTAATATGTAACTTCACtcttagatataataatcCCTTATTATCGATTGCTGAAGGCTTGCATCATATTCAAAGTTGATCATGTGTAGTAGGTCTATGATGTGTCTGCAGCGTGTTCAGTGGCCTCAATACCCTGAATCCAGGAGCACACAACAAATGGTACGCGGTGTAAATCTACGTGAGTGTGCTGCTTTGGACCTTTGAGACGTCCTCTTTCTACATGTGTAATACCAGAACCCTTCACAATAGCCAGGGGCAAGGTATTTATATATGCCTTCACATCCTCTTTCGCCAGCGATATATAAGCTTCTAAGCTGAAAAGATCTGTTCTAATATGGCCGGCTTGCCTTTGCTAAGTATTTCTCTGTGATGAGTTGTAGTATATACTACCACGTCAGATACCTACCGTACGAAGCTTAGGCATCTATCTGGATGGtgtgtttcttctccaatctTCATCTCATGCGACGACGCACCTTTAAAAAAGAGAATGACTGTTGGCCACATTGAGCTCGACTAAGGACGTGTGCTATGCAACCTTAGCTCCAGTTTGctataaaaagatatttgtCGGGATATTACTGAGAGGAAACTGGGCTAATGTGGCGGGATGGGAAGACACTATATACTAGCTGTTAGAAAATCACAGCAGTTGAAATGCTGCTGATCCCCTCTTTAATTAAGATATATGCATTACTAGGTGCATAGTATACCTAGACTGAGAGAAACTCTTGATAGACTTAATCCTTCGTCGACGATCATTCCACGGGCTGTGAGAAAGTGTGGGTAAGTCCTTGATATCATGGAGAACACATAGAAAATGAGACTCCACCACATCAGCAAGCAATTCACTGTCACTGGGGAAACCATCGTCAATGGTCACAATCCACCCACTCGTCTTATTTAGCACCACCACTTACTATCTGTCTGCATCGGCCCTTCTAAGAATATCGGTTTGCCACTTAGTTTGTGAATTAATGAAGCTCGGAAGTCTTCTTTTCGCTCCCTTTTTTATATACCTATGATTCCCTTTAGGGTTCTGAATGAATCTATAAAAGTTACAAATGCGGCCGTGTACTTCACATAAAACTTCAAGATTGGAACGCTAGGCTAGAATCGACGTCACTTTAGGGAACTCCTTGCATTCCATGAGTAACACAGAGTCTGTCATTGCATATAAGTATGCTATGACTCGCTAGAAGCATATATAATGTCCTACCTTATTACTCTAGTTGTTTCTGGATCAGTAACCCTGCAGCACGGCCTGACTCGAATGACAAGAACCACAGCCGACCATGATCTACTCGAAGCAGTAGGCTCAACTCCACCAGGCCTTCCTATTGGCCTACTCTCATCCCGCTATCATCCAACCGAGGATTTCAAATGATGAAGTCTACTAATATCCTTAACCCTGCATTATAATAAGGTCTATCAAGGGGGGATTCATTGGCCTGGCTTACTATTCCACCGTCGCATCCCTGCATGTCTGTGCCCCCACAAGACTTCACATCTTCGGAATAAGACTGAGATACTATTCGCGTATCAGCAAGTGGCAGGTCAGCAACACAGGTATATAGGGAGAGTAAACTCGGTACAGGTTCATCAGATATGATTCCCATCTCCATTGAGGGTTAAAAGCAAGCAATGCAGCCTTCCTGTCCGAATCTATTTACCCTACGATCCTCCCCCCAAAGACCCCTAAGAAACCTTTAGCCTGAACCATACAGAATGCTCAAGCAATCGATCATGCTCATGAGCACATACGAGGACGAAAACCTTAACATTCCCCGAAATGACATCGTGCTATACATAACGCTCAGCGTGGCTCTAAGCATAGCTATCTTCATATCCACCCGCGCTTTAGCAGAATTCAAAGGAATATAaaaccaacccaaacaaagaagaatagCTATCTCGTATTCCACACCACTATCCGTGCTCTACCCCTCACGATCGTGGGTCTCGTCTGACCTTCTTTTCGCTAGAGGGCCGTGGCTTCGACGTCCGACGTCTTGACGAATCGAGTGCGTTCCGCACCCCCGGTGGGAGTGTGACTTGACCTTTTGCATATCTCATGCATGCAATGTCTGCTTTGATTTATTTGGAATTGCTCTTTTTGTTATCCTGGCTTATCTGAAATGTTTCCCCGCTTATTGTGTGTTATCTTGAGCTACGGGTATCTCCCGGATTTGTCTAACGGCTGGGACATCGAGGTATTATTTATGGGCCGGGAACATCTTATGTTGGCGAGAGAGGGGCAATACACCtgctttcctttattttGTGGTCCTTCTTATTCATACCAACGGAGAGATAGGGATCGTAGACAGAAGACATTTGACAACATATTCAACATTTATTTCGACCTATAGCACGTGGACTAACAGCCCTATAAACATGACTAGACATATTCTACTCTGGCGCTCCATCAACTCAGAGTTGTTTCTGACTGAGTCCTGACTGTACGGCATGCCTCGTCGGACAGAGTAATTAATGGCTTGCCATCATTTTGGTTGTATTGTTCGTAGCCATTAACTGCGATTCTTGCGTGATAGGATGCAACTGCACCGACTCCATTATCCGCATCCGTTGAATACTAGTGTTAATCTGATCAACTGCCAATGTATGCTTACTAGCCAACAGACCTTCTAGCCTGAGTAGTAGGCTCTCCGTTACAacattcttttttaaatcaTGGCCAAATGTGG contains the following coding sequences:
- a CDS encoding fungal-specific transcription factor domain-containing protein, which codes for MAEPRKSPEHDASSTKNSPAAHRARIACKACNSRRVKCDAVDQQPCWHCRLRQTPCELIESKRGKYPRKRRSRNQHALCAADQTAGDAVVTDPACSTTDSALQRGRQKAKHPLAQCAGPSQPKFAKPAQPSRISQNVHTPHLLHPLHLTYTIEILDEPSGGSTEPLKVHYAIPASIAAQTSSAPGHCAAEPVALSDAVATPSCHIARPLIRAFFELVHPAFPVLDRRDFARLYAQGQVSPLVLQAVFMVGFTVCSESLVHEAGYSNRERARKTHYLRAKALYDADHEKNPLSVVAAVLLLGFWWSGPEDQKDYCYWVGCATILAQSFGMHRSSSQSGMSQSVRSLRKRIWWSIYVRDRHTAAAFGRPCRIRDDDCDIEPLTEDDFMFDSDYDQSVVPSQESFHISYAIEMSKLAILCELPQTMIDYIPAGGLHFL